The genomic stretch TCGTTACAGAATAAAAAAGAAATTAAACTTAGAAGAAAGTGAGAATTTAAGAGACTATCTTTTAAATTTAGATTAGAGTTTTAATAAATTTAACGTTTTATTTCTTTGAATTTTACTAGATTCTGTATACATAAATTCTGGTAGGAAATAAATTTCTTTTGGTATTTCAAATTTGGTAAATAGATTTAAAGATTTTATTTTATTGACTATACCTTCTTTTTTTTCTGAAGTATTATCATCAGTATCTTCAATAATCAAAATTAATTTACTACCCAATAAATCATCTAAAATTCCTGCCACAAAAAAAGGTTTTTGTAATACTTTAACTAGCTTACTTTCTATTACTTCTGGCTGTAATTTCACTCCGCCAGAATTAATTACGTTATCAAATCTACCTAACCATTCAAATTGAGTATCAGAAATTAAACGAACCACATCATTTGTAAATAATACTTTTTCGCTAACTTTTACTGCATTAATTACCAAACAGTTTCTTTCATCAACATAAATAGTAACATTTGGCAAGGTTTTGTAAAAGTTTGATTGATTAAAATTGGTTTTTAATGTCGAAAAATTATTTAACTTTTTAACAGCAATATGTGTTATCGTTTCCGTCATTCCGTAGGTAGCAAAAACATCCGTAGAAACATTTTGCAGTTTTGCTAATAATGGGTTTGAAACTACACCACCACCAACAATAAGTTTACGTATCTTATCTAAATAATTGATAGAATTTTCTACTTGTAAAGGAACCATGGCAGAAAAATCGTAAATTTTAGAAACATTTTCTAAAGGATTTGAATTTGGTGTAACAATGTCTAAAGACCAACCTAAAGTAAGTGCTCTAATTAACATCATCTTACCAGCTACATAACTTGCGGGCAAACATAACAAAGCA from Polaribacter marinaquae encodes the following:
- a CDS encoding AMP-binding protein — encoded protein: MNYSKNYIHNSFQLNGYSFSNSAELLNYTSKISKDVFLFLEEWFSDSNSVIIQTSGSTGKPKNIELQKERMFNSAIATGNYFNLKAETTALLCLPASYVAGKMMLIRALTLGWSLDIVTPNSNPLENVSKIYDFSAMVPLQVENSINYLDKIRKLIVGGGVVSNPLLAKLQNVSTDVFATYGMTETITHIAVKKLNNFSTLKTNFNQSNFYKTLPNVTIYVDERNCLVINAVKVSEKVLFTNDVVRLISDTQFEWLGRFDNVINSGGVKLQPEVIESKLVKVLQKPFFVAGILDDLLGSKLILIIEDTDDNTSEKKEGIVNKIKSLNLFTKFEIPKEIYFLPEFMYTESSKIQRNKTLNLLKL